Genomic window (Vigna unguiculata cultivar IT97K-499-35 chromosome 10, ASM411807v1, whole genome shotgun sequence):
ATTGGGATTGCAAAGCCAAATGAAGTCAACACCACAGATATTTCCTCTATGATTTCGGTGACTAACCCACTGCATGATCCAAGAGACAAAAATATACTAAGACCATGATTTTCATACCAGGAAAGTGTGTGTAAAATTCAAtcttttaatgaaatatttaccTTGTGAGCATCTGCATAACTGTCACTGTATTCATTAGCAATATCATACGATGATACAAACCCCTGTGACCTAAGGAACTTGTAAACATGCCCACGTTTGCTGCCATTCCAGTCTCTGCATCAGATAGAACATGAAGTTCACATCATAAGGACATCTTTTCCAGTTAAAATACCAGCAGAACATGATAAGAAAATCTACCAATAAACTCACCCACAGAGTATGATAGGCATGGGTTTGAGCCTGTTTTCTCTCTGATACAATTCCACATACTGCAATATTTGGTAAACCTACAACAAGGCAAATGATTGGTGTAGTGTTAGGATTGAAGGCAAGTTGGATACACAATCATCAATGGATAAGAAAAGGGATTTATTTACATGGGTCTCGCATACCTGATTCAATCTCACTAAACAAAGACTTGAATCGTGAGGAAATAACAAGTGGGTGTTCACAATCAGAAACTCTTGGGGAACACCTCCTTTTTGGTTTTGTGAGGGGGAAACTGACTGAACGTGTAGCAATTGAGCAACACGATCGCCACAATCGTTGAAAAGCAACTCTCGATAATCCAAAACTCTTAGACATTCTTTATGTATAGCAGTCAATAGACCTGCATAATATACACGAGCGTTTGAGACAAAGAGCAACAAAACTACACGGAGACAGAAGCATGGATCTTGTAGAAAAAACAATGAAACATTCCTCCAGAATCACATGGAACATTGGCACTAACAATTATCAAACACATAAGTACAATAATTTGGAAATACCCATAAGGATCAAAGTAATCTTCACACACTTACCATCTCCACGGTTGTTGGTTCGACCAAGCTTGAAGAGATTGTAGCCGGCATCTCCAAGTCTCTCCTCATACATGTGAACAAGCTCTTCATTTCCAACCCAGAATTCCTATACATGAAACAGACATCATAGTAtagagtgagtgagtgagagCTGATAACGAAAAACACCATTCACGaccaaagaaaaatatttttttcacgaGACAATGCCCACAAGAAAGGAGAGAAATTGCTACCTGGAGACACATAATGGAAGATGATTCAGAAAGCAAGCAATCGAGAATCATCTCATTCCTCGGCAACCACAATGATCTGCAGTTACTTTCACGTAGGCCTTGGTTCTGTTCACAACAATAACAGAGCAAATTCAGATTTCAAAGTGAAACCCTCCAAAATCTAATCATAGGATCACTCTCCATCCACACCATGTGAACAGTGTGAACACAATAAAACTAAGGAAAAGAGCACCACACAACACCTGTGGATCCATCCGTTTGTAAATCGGAGCCAGAATGTTGAAAGTGGTGAATGAAACGCAAGAAGGGTCTCTCTCCACCTCTGTCACTGGTGTGAAACGGCCACCCCTGCTAATTCTGGAAAGTTCTGCATCACCGCTATAACCGTTGATACCATTATGAGAAGAACTATTACCTCTTCTCAAATTAAACTTAGCGCCCGCAGCCACCACCTGAgttcaaaaatcaaaatgacCCTTTTTTCAAAACCACCCTCCAAAAAAtccaaatcaaataaaattgagaaaaaaaaggaCCCAATCACCTACCATTCTCCAGATCCTCGCCACAGTCAATAAAGGTAATACTTTGAACTTAAATTTAAGTACTTTAAGAAGAAATTCGAAAAGTCAGGGAGCTTCTGCTTGTTCTTCTTCTCTTATCTCTTACTTTCCACAATGATCGCCTTTTCGTTCTCTCTCTTTTGGCGTTGTGATGAGCAAGCAAACgcaattatattatatatatatatatatatatatatatatatatataaatatttaaggtGAGGAGAGAGAAGGTTTTGATTTTGGATTGTGGGTGCAGAAAAAGGCAAGGAGACACGACAAGGACATGACAAGTTGAGGGTTTCAGCATTACCGTTTCATGTGATAAAATGACTTCATGAAGGAATCTTTTTCTGTGTTGTGGTTATCACTTTTTTATCGATTTCAGAGACACACACTTGACTCTGCAACGCAACGCACACGTCTATAACATCTCAATAAAAACGACAATTTCCTCAACTGGGATTCGGTTAAAGTTAAAAGATCATTATTCATTCCACAGtatttcatcttcatcatcaacCTTTTTCTTTGCCCACAGTATATCTATCCCGCAGCCGAAACGCAAAGATCCAAGGTTTATCAGAGACGCCCACGTTATTTTATTCAAGGGAAATCAAAACCAagaactttcttgtttttatgtattaaatttttatggtGGTACATTCATTTGTTTGCAAGAAAGGAGGGAAAAAGTAAAACTAATATAAGTTATTTAATGTTagagaaaaaaacaacttttaaattttttttttaactctttttattgtttttatttactttttcttcatctcttaTCTGTTTTTTTCGTTTATTTAAAAcgtattgttattttattttgttacaaTTTTTTCCGATCCTCTTcaacattacaaaattaatttatttccgTTTATGGCAGAAAAATCTTCACCTTCTCAAAAAAGGGtggaaaaaaagttaaaaagagCCCAAAAACTGTTTTAAAACGTAATCTCCCCGGTTTTAATAtaagaaacaataataatttgttaatttagAAAGCTAATTAATACTATTaagtgaaattaattttattttaaaaatgtgttttgactattatttcataattttttatataaaagtaaaagaaaaccttcaaataagttaaataagtcaattaaaattatgatattttaaaaatcaattaactccttaatttaaaaactaaactatACCGTTTAAAAAAAAGGTGATAAATTTGAAGCTTCAGTTGCACGTGACGGTTCTATGATGTTTGAAGTGTAACGATTGGGTTAGTTTACTTAACTATTTATAGTTTGGTCTTCCTTCAATGTCTCACACTTTTTCGTAAAAATTAATGctttaatataattaatcatCGTATTAATAACAGACCTAGGTGGTTTGATTGAGTGTAACGTTAACGTTAAACTAATTTGGTCTTCTTTCAAtgtcttacatttttttatatcataaattaatgTCACGAGTCAAGTGTTAATCGCAAAGTTAGCaaaatgttatgtttttttttatcagcagcAAAATGTTATGTGTTTGGTATGGTGGAGGAGATGATAGAGAAACATATACGAAATAAATAGAcacaccaaaaaaaaaagtgtccCATGTATACTTTTTTCAgtaacataaaaagaaataacgaaaaatttaaagattttattatttgaattaattttaatgctTATATTATGTATAATGTGAAGCAGAGACTAATTAACGGAGGATGATAGCACCCAACACTATGATAGCAGGTTGATTATGATTGAAAACACAATCACTGAATGTATTCAGACCCTTCATTTTCTATTGTTCGGTgttaaatatcaataataaatgtgttgaaATTCTTTTAGCCCACAATAAAATG
Coding sequences:
- the LOC114166750 gene encoding uncharacterized calcium-binding protein At1g02270-like isoform X2; translated protein: MVVAAGAKFNLRRGNSSSHNGINGYSGDAELSRISRGGRFTPVTEVERDPSCVSFTTFNILAPIYKRMDPQNQGLRESNCRSLWLPRNEMILDCLLSESSSIMCLQEFWVGNEELVHMYEERLGDAGYNLFKLGRTNNRGDGLLTAIHKECLRVLDYRELLFNDCGDRVAQLLHVQSVSPSQNQKGGVPQEFLIVNTHLLFPHDSSLCLVRLNQVYQILQYVELYQRENRLKPMPIILCGDWNGSKRGHVYKFLRSQGFVSSYDIANEYSDSYADAHKWVSHRNHRGNICGVDFIWLCNPNQARKPLKTSWAEAVFSILKFQLRKGSENDAFAFLKGDNYADSVTYFSFSEALRQVKLIGVPYGLCFQQLQDLWNHADVDGNGVIDFEEFKKIWNSACPNHVLESVKGCMEDGNTELEQQEAIGFMIKNAMLYPREVEKGLWPEDYSLSDHARLTAVFSPARMRCSATQN
- the LOC114166750 gene encoding uncharacterized calcium-binding protein At1g02270-like isoform X1, giving the protein MVVAAGAKFNLRRGNSSSHNGINGYSGDAELSRISRGGRFTPVTEVERDPSCVSFTTFNILAPIYKRMDPQNQGLRESNCRSLWLPRNEMILDCLLSESSSIMCLQEFWVGNEELVHMYEERLGDAGYNLFKLGRTNNRGDGLLTAIHKECLRVLDYRELLFNDCGDRVAQLLHVQSVSPSQNQKGGVPQEFLIVNTHLLFPHDSSLCLVRLNQVYQILQYVELYQRENRLKPMPIILCGDWNGSKRGHVYKFLRSQGFVSSYDIANEYSDSYADAHKWVSHRNHRGNICGVDFIWLCNPNQARKPLKTSWAEAVFSILKFQLRKGSENDAFAFLKGDNYADSVTYFSFSEALRQVKLIGVPYGLCFQQLQDLWNHADVDGNGVIDFEEFKQKIWNSACPNHVLESVKGCMEDGNTELEQQEAIGFMIKNAMLYPREVEKGLWPEDYSLSDHARLTAVFSPARMRCSATQN